The genomic stretch TTCTTTGCCATTCAATCCCCTCACTTCTTTAATTTGCCTGTTCTGCGGGCAGCAATGCTTCCGACCTTACGACCCGGCGAGGTGCCGCGTGCAACGGTCTTGGGTCTGCCGGTGTGCTGGTGACCGCCACCACCGAACGGATGGTCGATGACGTTCATCTTCAGACCCGACGATCTGGGCCACTTCTGCGCCTGCGACTTCATCTTATGATATTTGTTGCCTGCCTTGACGAAGGGCTTCTCGCCGCGTCCGCCGCCGGCAACGATGCCGATGGTCGCCATGCACATATCGTTGAACCACTTCTGCTTGCCGCTGGGCATCGAGATGGCCACGCGGCCGGCATTCTTGCCGACGAGCATTGCCTGGACACCGCTTGAACGAACGAACTTGCCGCCGTCATTCGGTTTTGACTCGATGTTGCAGACATAGGCACCGATCGGGATGTCGCGGAGGGGCAGGGTGTTGCCGTTCTGGACCTTTGCCCCGGCGCCCCAGGCGACCTCATCGCCAACGCCCATGCCCTCGGTCACGAGCATGTAGATCTTCTTTCCGTCCGCAATCTCCACCCGGGCAATCGGGGCGTGGCGTGCAGGATCGTGCTCGATATCGATGATCTTGCCATTCACACCCTCGTTGTTCCTGCAGGCGTGTTTCAGTTCGGCCTTGTAGCGGTGGGATGGTGCCCGGTAGGTCGGGCCGCCCCGTCCACGGTTCTGGCTGATAATTCTATGTCCCATCTCCACCACCTTACATTACGCCGAGTCTGCTGAGGATCTCTTCAGCAGCCCTGTCATTCTCAAAGCTGACGATTGCCTTCTTCTGGCCCTTCATCGTCATCATGGTCTGCACCGAGGCGACCTTCTGGTCGAAGGCCCGCTCGATATCGCGCCTGATATCGTCCTTGGAGGCTGACTTGTCGACGAGAACCTGGATCTTGTTCTCGTTCTCGAGCATCATCATCGCCTTTTCTGTTACATACGGATGCCTGAGCACCATCATCATCACTCCATCCTCTTCAGTGCGCTCTCAGACCAGACGGTCAGGCGACCGGCATGGGTGCCCGGCGCCAGCAGTTCTGCATCGAGGTCATAAATGCTGACAGCGTCGACACCGGCAAGGTTGCGGGCGGCACGGAGCGGTTCGTCGCCGGTGACGATCAGAACGCTCTTGCGCTGCTTGTAGCGGCGACCGCGCATCTTGCCGCGGCCGGCCCGGACCTTCTTGCTCGCCTTGGAACGCTCAACGTCGGCATACAGCCCGAGTGCCCCGAGTGCGGCGATCACGTCAGCGGTCTTCGTGAGGTTCTCGAAGCCCTCGTCGACAACGACCGGCACCTCGCCCTCGAAGCGGTGGCCGCGGAGGGTCACGAGTTCGGGGACGGCGGTGGCGGCGATTGCCGAACGCAGGGCCGCCCACCGTTCCTGCTTGTTGATCTTCTTCTCGAGCACCTTGGCAGTGACCGGCGGGTGCGCCGCACGACCGCCCTTTGCCTGCGGGACCTTTGCGGCGCGCGAACCATTCTTCAGGCGCGGCACATGGGAGGCACCACGGCCCGAGCCCCAGCCGACAGCCGAACTCCTGATGCCCGCATACGGATGGGTGCCGTGGGGCTGGAGTCTCGTGCTCTGGATTGCGAGAACGGCCTTCTTGATCAGGTCAGGCCGATAAAGTTCATCGAAGACAGCCGGAAGGTCGATTTCACGCATAACCGAGCCGTCGATTGATCTGACATTTGCTTTCATCCCTGATCACCCCTGCTTGCTCTCAAGGCTGACGAAGTTCACGGCCGGCGCCCGGACCGCATGTTCACCCTGGCGGATGGCCGGGCGGATGCGGACAATGCGCTTGACCGGACCCGGTATCGAGCCCTTGATCATGATGTATGGATTCCTGACCACACCATAGTGGAGGAAACCGCCTTCTGGCACGATTTCAGCGCCGTCGGTACCGACACGGAGAATCCGCTTATTGAATTCCGTCCGCTGCTGGTAACCCATCTGGCCTATCTGTGGGACCTGCCACCTGACATGGTGGGGGTTCCACGGCCCGAGGTTCCCGATATGACGCTTCTTGCCGCCGCGGGAGTGTTTTCTCTTCCGGACCATGATACCCCAGCGCTTGACCGGACCCTGGGTGCCCTTGCCCTTGGTGATGGCGGTTACATCGATGTACTGCCCCTCAGAAACGAGGGAGAGCGGGTCGAATTCCTGGCCCAGAAGAGCGAGAGCGTGCTCGAGACGCTCCTCAATCGATCCTCCACCGATCCTGGTCTCCATCAGCTCGGGCACCTTCTTCGGGACACCGGTGGTGGCCGCGGGCATGGTGTAGACGAGGGCGAAGATGTCGGTGACGCGATCCTCGGCCACACCCTCGCGGATTGCGGCAAGGGTGGCGTCGCGGTCGTGCTCCTTTGGAAGGGTGACCCGACCGGCGAGGAGGGGGTCGAGGTTCTCGGCCCAGACCTCGGTCATCGGGTGGCGTCCATAGGTGTCTGAGGCATAGGCGCGCACAGCAGCGACACGGAGGGCAGGCACCTCGACGATGGTGACCGGCACCATGATCTCGCGCCCCTCGGTCGGGCTGCTCTTGTGGTCGTCGACCATGATGACGTGCGTCATCCCCACCTTATATCCTGCAATACCCTGCAGCACGGGCTCGCCGTTGTGTACAGGCCAGGACTGGTACTTCGGCACCTGGCTCTTTGCCCGTTTTCTCGGGCTGTACGCGAGGGAACCCCTGCGCGGTCTGTGTATATTCGGCATGTTCCAATCAATCCTCTGCGTTTGGTCTTCTCCGAGAATCCCTGGTTCCCGCTACAGGATTTTAGCAAACACATGCGAAACCATTGACCAACCCACTCCACGCACCCACAGGGGGCGGGGACGATCGGGCCCGCTCTCCGCACAGCAAATACGTCTGCTGCGGTGGTGTCGGGAGCGATGTACCGTGGGTCGGTCTCCAGATATGGAGAACATTCCGGCGTGCACCGGAATACCATGTCTCGCGAAGAGATCCTGACCATCTGCATGCCGGCGGTATCACCGGCCGGGCTCGTCTGCACTGACGGAGGCCCATGCATGGATCAGATCCAGCGTCTGTCAGCTCCTTTGGACTGGGTACAGTCCTTCTCGGTTGTGCCCCCCGAGGGGGCAGCCGGGGCATCGCAGTCCGCCCCGCATGGGGGTCGGACATGATCATCCGCACAAACGGTTACAGAATGGCCATTTTACCACCATATGGCCATTATACTGTGTCCGGCTGAGCAGGATGCCATCGTCTCCGGTTCTTTAATAATTCTACAAAAATGAATATAAACCTTCTCATCTGCTGGCGTCGCCAGACCTCACCCGAAGAAGAGGTCACCCTCTTTATTGATGTAGACCTCGACATTCTCCCGGACATAGCGAGCCCTGAAGCGTTCGGGGTTTGAGTCATGGATCCGGTTGATCAGTTCGATGGTGTTGTACTTCACCTTGATCCCCATCTTTTCGGCCTCGCGGAAGATATCGGACGCCGCATCAATGAGATCGGTCCCGGCCGCGATGGTGCAGAGGTGCTCTGAATCAAGAGTGTAGAGGAACTCCAGCGTCTCCCGCGCCCGTTCGATATTTTCATATGCCGCCTTCTCGATGGTGCAGACATTCGCCTTGGACGTCTTGATGATGTCCGCCACCTGCTGCTGGGTGAGCCCCATTTTCCGGTATCTGAGGACCTCCTTCTGCCGGTCGGTGAGAAGCCCCTGTTTCATACCATTGTAATTTAACCTGATGGCACTTAAACACTATTATTTAACACCCCCTGACCCCGGGCCCGCTTTCACAATCTTTATATGAGATTTCGCCGATAGTATCTCTGTTCTCAAATTTGAGAGGTGTATAGATGGTAGTTAAAGTAGGAATTGCCAAACTGGGCAACATTGCCAGCGGTGTCATGGCAGAGCTGCTCCTTGACGAGCGTGCGGACCGTGAAGACATGCAGACCTTCATGGCCACCTCAGGCACCAAGCTTCAGCCCGAAGACATCGACCGTGTCGTCACC from Methanofollis fontis encodes the following:
- a CDS encoding 50S ribosomal protein L2; translation: MGHRIISQNRGRGGPTYRAPSHRYKAELKHACRNNEGVNGKIIDIEHDPARHAPIARVEIADGKKIYMLVTEGMGVGDEVAWGAGAKVQNGNTLPLRDIPIGAYVCNIESKPNDGGKFVRSSGVQAMLVGKNAGRVAISMPSGKQKWFNDMCMATIGIVAGGGRGEKPFVKAGNKYHKMKSQAQKWPRSSGLKMNVIDHPFGGGGHQHTGRPKTVARGTSPGRKVGSIAARRTGKLKK
- a CDS encoding 50S ribosomal protein L23, with product MVLRHPYVTEKAMMMLENENKIQVLVDKSASKDDIRRDIERAFDQKVASVQTMMTMKGQKKAIVSFENDRAAEEILSRLGVM
- the rpl4p gene encoding 50S ribosomal protein L4, whose protein sequence is MKANVRSIDGSVMREIDLPAVFDELYRPDLIKKAVLAIQSTRLQPHGTHPYAGIRSSAVGWGSGRGASHVPRLKNGSRAAKVPQAKGGRAAHPPVTAKVLEKKINKQERWAALRSAIAATAVPELVTLRGHRFEGEVPVVVDEGFENLTKTADVIAALGALGLYADVERSKASKKVRAGRGKMRGRRYKQRKSVLIVTGDEPLRAARNLAGVDAVSIYDLDAELLAPGTHAGRLTVWSESALKRME
- a CDS encoding 50S ribosomal protein L3, encoding MPNIHRPRRGSLAYSPRKRAKSQVPKYQSWPVHNGEPVLQGIAGYKVGMTHVIMVDDHKSSPTEGREIMVPVTIVEVPALRVAAVRAYASDTYGRHPMTEVWAENLDPLLAGRVTLPKEHDRDATLAAIREGVAEDRVTDIFALVYTMPAATTGVPKKVPELMETRIGGGSIEERLEHALALLGQEFDPLSLVSEGQYIDVTAITKGKGTQGPVKRWGIMVRKRKHSRGGKKRHIGNLGPWNPHHVRWQVPQIGQMGYQQRTEFNKRILRVGTDGAEIVPEGGFLHYGVVRNPYIMIKGSIPGPVKRIVRIRPAIRQGEHAVRAPAVNFVSLESKQG
- a CDS encoding Tfx family DNA-binding protein; this translates as MKQGLLTDRQKEVLRYRKMGLTQQQVADIIKTSKANVCTIEKAAYENIERARETLEFLYTLDSEHLCTIAAGTDLIDAASDIFREAEKMGIKVKYNTIELINRIHDSNPERFRARYVRENVEVYINKEGDLFFG